From the genome of Candidatus Ruthia magnifica str. Cm (Calyptogena magnifica):
GAAATATCAAGGTTCTCTTTACTAAGCCCATTAACTTTTATTTGAATAATATAGTTGTTTGTTTGATTATCAAAGTATCTTCTACTTTTTGTGTCAAAGTTACTAAAGTTTTGTATTTGATTCATTTTGTAATTGAATTGTCGAAACTGTTGTTCGAAATCGCACCAAACATTATGATTTAAATCATTACCAAAGTGGTTATTATTACTATTGGCATTAATTACGCTGGAAATTATTAATATAGGTAGTAGTACTTTATTCATCATTTTTTTAGTAGTTGCTGATAAATGTATTATACTAACTAATACTTATGTTTTCAAGTCAATATGTCATCAGTAACATGATATATTGGATTTTATAATAATACATTCACCTCAACTAAGTCTTTAGCAATTTTTAGTAATAATTTATATTCAATACTTAGGTGTTTTAAGTAAAATTTCTTTCCTGATAATTTATTAAAAGCTTGTGAATTTTTTAAACTAATAGACATTTTCAGAGTCGTTTTTTAGGCTAAATAATGTTTATAAATTATATGTATTGGTAAATTTTGATGACCACAATAAACATCATACCAAGCAATACAGTAATAGGAATTTATTCAAAAAATTGAGAAAATAATAGAATGAAACTTAGCAAAAAGTACCTTACACAAAGACTGATAAATGATTATGACTATCTGACTTTGATATTAATAATATTTTGTCCTGCTATTATATAACCGCTCTATGCCACATAAAAATCCTGTGACTGTAAAGACAAGTAAGCTTTCAATTAAGCTAATGAGCACCAAAATTATACTATAAGGCAAAATGTCTACGGTTGTTAGAAATGGAAAAACTGGATAAACTGTCAGAGATGAATGTCATGTCATCCACTATTTTGGTGTCAAGATTAAAAATAATCGTTATAGCCACTAAAGTTAAAAGTAGGGTAGTTATTAGTTTTGGTAAATAATGAATAATTTCCATAGAGTAGAATTAATCCACCCGTGATCATTAGCACATTATTAGTAATCCAGTCTCTATCAGTCGTTTTAAAATGACCAATTTGTGCAAAAAAGATCATACTGTTTACGAAATCCTAAGAAAATAGGACGTGGTATTAGGCGAATGAATTTATCCAGTTTTAACAAACTAAATGCAATTTGCAAAAATCCCATCAATATCATAGTTGCAAACAAAGTATTGCACACCGCGTTATACAGCTAATGCAACTATCATTATAGTAAACGCATCTGTTGCATCCGAAATAATTCCTGGAAGACTGTCCAGTATTGAAAAATCATACCAACCATAAAGGTAGCTACAAATCCATTAAGGGGTGAGCAATCAGTGCAAAAAGCCACTACCTTTGATACTAAGGAAAGTGCAACAGTTAAACTTGATAAAAATTATTCTTGATATTATTAGGAGCGTATTAATTAATAAAAATGTATGTTCTTTATTTTGGGATTTGGGTGAATAAATTTATATTGAGGCTGGAATAATGGGCGTGATTGATGCAACATTTGAGTTTTGAGCTCGGTGGCGCATAACATGGTCCATAATGGTTATTGCTAACATGGCTTCAGCAATAGGTGTTGCACGAATACCTACACAAGGATCATGACGGCCTTTAGTAACCACTTCAATAGGTTCTCCATTTTTATCAATACTTTCAATTGGCAAACGTAAACTTGAAGTTGGCTTTAGTGCAATAGACACCAAAATATCTTGACCTGAGCTAATTCCACCCAAAACACCACCGGCATGATTTGACTTAAAACCTGATAGAGTAATGGCATCACGATGTTCAGTACCTTTTTGAGTAATTGCTTTAAATCCAGCGCCAATTTCAACACCTTTTACGGCATTAATACTCATCATACCATGGGCAATATCTGCCTCTAATCGGTCAAAAATAGGCTCCCCTAATCCGACAGGCATATTATTTGCTGTGATATTAATTCTAGCGCCCACTGAATCGCCTGATTTTCGTAAAGCGTCCATATATTCTTCTAATGTCCTAACTTTGCTAGCATCAGGGCAAAAAAATGGGTTATTGTGCACTTCAAACCAATCAAAATTTTCAGCCTTAATAGGACCTAATTGAGATAAATAGCCTTTAATTTCAATACCGTATACTTGTTTTAAATATTTTTTAGCAATACCACCACAAGCAACACGCATGGCAGTTTCCCTTGCAGAAGAGCGTCCACCACCACGATAATCTCTAAAGCCGTATTTTTGATCATAGGTGTAATCAGCATGGCCAGGACGAAATGTGTCTTTAATATTGCCATAGTCTTTAGAACGTTGGTCGGTATTTTGAATGATGAGTGCAATTGTTGTGCCCGTTGTTTTTCCTTCAAACGTGCCAGATAATATTTTCACTAAATCCTCTTCATGACGTTGGCTGGTATGACAAGAAGTGCCTGGCTTTCTAAGGTCTAAATCACCTTGTAAATCAGCTTCAGTAAGTGCCAGTCTTGGCGGGCAGCCATCCACAATGCCAATTAATGCTTCGCCGTGAGATTCGCCTGCTGTGGTGATTGTGAATAATTTTCCAATCGTATTACCACTCATTTACTACTCCTTGTTTGGACAATCGTGTCACAAATATTATCCAGTTTACTTTTTAGTTTGTGAAAATATGTTTTCCAATAAACTCTTTTATATCATTTGTAATTATGACTAGTCTAATTTTTACGTAGTTTGAATTATTTTTTAGCTTTGCCATAGGGTAAATTACAAGTTTTACAAAAAAAAATCGATTTTGTTGACATTTTCTTTAAATTTAGTTAATTTGTTTTCACCACTTATAAACTCAAAGTTTTCATTTTTTATATTACCATTCGTTACAAAAGACCATGCCTTGAACTTTTCGATATTTAGAACAATGGTATATGACAATATCGATAATTTTTTGATGTAGCTTAAATTGTACTGATCCACACAAGCATTAACCTTGATTCATAATAATTTCAGAAAAAATTCTAATTATACCTGTCTATTTAGTCAGTTTGTTATACAGCTAAACAAATCACAAAGTCACCATTAAAGGCCTCAAAAAATGCCCAAACTATGTCAATGATAATACCAATTAAATTTGTCACAATTGAAATTAATAACAGACCAATAGAGTATATAGCACCTAATACTAGAGTTTTTGTTATATTTTGAGATCTTTAATGGTGTCCTCGATGCGATTTGAACACATGACCTGCCGCTTAGGAGGCGGCTGCTCTATCCAGCTGAGCTACGAAGACAATGTGATTATTATCCATGATATGACTATTCATTGAAATCTTTACATTATTTTTTATCTAC
Proteins encoded in this window:
- the aroC gene encoding chorismate synthase; this encodes MSGNTIGKLFTITTAGESHGEALIGIVDGCPPRLALTEADLQGDLDLRKPGTSCHTSQRHEEDLVKILSGTFEGKTTGTTIALIIQNTDQRSKDYGNIKDTFRPGHADYTYDQKYGFRDYRGGGRSSARETAMRVACGGIAKKYLKQVYGIEIKGYLSQLGPIKAENFDWFEVHNNPFFCPDASKVRTLEEYMDALRKSGDSVGARINITANNMPVGLGEPIFDRLEADIAHGMMSINAVKGVEIGAGFKAITQKGTEHRDAITLSGFKSNHAGGVLGGISSGQDILVSIALKPTSSLRLPIESIDKNGEPIEVVTKGRHDPCVGIRATPIAEAMLAITIMDHVMRHRAQNSNVASITPIIPASI